The following coding sequences lie in one Oncorhynchus masou masou isolate Uvic2021 unplaced genomic scaffold, UVic_Omas_1.1 unplaced_scaffold_1388, whole genome shotgun sequence genomic window:
- the LOC135530591 gene encoding tripartite motif-containing protein 16-like: MAQQGDLLDQDQFCCSVCLDLLKEPVTIPCGHNYCRKCIEGCWDQDDLKGVYSCPQCRETFTPRPNLMKNNMLAELVEKLRKTGLQAAPPPALCYAGPGDVACDVCTGIRKQKALMSCLVCLACYCETHLQSHYESPAFKKHKLVKATAQLQEKICSHHDKLLEVYCRTDQQCICLLCVMDEHKGHDTVSAAAERTEKQRQLGMSQQKVQQRFQEREKELKELQQAVESFKRSAQSAVEDSDQIFTELIRSIERRSSEVKELIRAQEKAQVSQAEGLLEQLKQEIAELRKRSTELEQLSHTEDHIHFLQRYQSLSSISVSSDLPSIVVRPLQSFGDVSQTVSELREKLEDFLKGEWTKISTTVNIVDVVLPPEPKTREQLLQYSCQLTLDPNTAHTLLSLSEGNRKVTFTDQVQPYPVHPDRFTNWWQVLCREGLSGRCYWEVEWTGGVDTAVSYKDISRTERDGGFGYNNKSWSLYYYSGGYCFRHNNVETKVSGPQSSRVGVYLDHKAGTLSFYSVSDTMTLLHRVQTTFTQPLYPGFGLYDYNGSAELVKL, from the exons ATGGCTCAACAGGGAGATCTGCTGGACCAGgaccagttctgttgttctgtctgtctggatctactGAAGGAACCGGTCACCATCCCATGCGGACACAATTACTGTAGAAAATGTATTGAGGGCTGCTGGGATCAGGATGATCTGAAAGGGGTCTATAGCTGtcctcagtgcagagagaccttcACTCCAAGGCCTAATCTGATGAAAAATAACATGTTGGCTGAGCTGGTGGAGAAACTGAGGAAGACAGGACTCCAGgctgctccccctcctgctctgtgctatgctggacctggagatgtggcGTGTGATGTCTGCACTGGGATCAGAAAGCAGAAAGccctcatgtcctgtctggtgtgtctggcctGTTACTGTGAGACTCACCTCCAATCTCACTATGAATCTCCTGCTTTCAAGAAGCACAAGCTGGTCAAAGCCACCGCACAACTACAGGAGAAGATCTGCTCTCATCATGACAAACTGCTGGAGGTTTACTGTCGTACCGATCAGCAGTGTATCTGTCTGCTGTGTGTGATGGATGAACATAAAGGCCATGATACAGTGTcagctgcagcagagaggactgAGAAACAG AGGCAGCTGGGGATGAGTCAGCAGAAGGTCCAGCAGAgattccaggagagagagaaggagctgaaggagctccaacaggctgtggagtctttcaag cgctctgcacagtcagcagtggaggacagtgatcagatctttactgagctgatccgctccattgagagaaggagctctgaggtgaaggagctgatcagagcccaagagaaggctcaagtgagtcaagctgaaggactcctggagcaactgaagcaggagatcgctgagctgaggaagagaagcactgagctggagcagctctcacacacagaggatcacatccatttcctccag aggtatcagtctctctccagtatcagtgtatcttcagacttacccagcatcgttgtccgtcctcttcagtcctttggagatgtgagtcagactgtgtctgaactgagagagaaactagaagacttccttaaaggagaatggaccaagatctccactacag tgaatatagtggatgttgtactgcctccagagcccaagaccagagaacagttgttacaat attcctgtcagctcacactggacccaaacacagcacacacactcctctctctgtctgaagggaacagaaaggtgacctTTACAGACCAAGTCCAACCATATCCTGtccatccagacagattcaccaactggtggcaggttctgtgtagagagggtctgtctggacgctgttactgggaggtggagtggactggtggtgttgatacagcagtctcatataaagacatcagcagaacagagagagatggtggatttGGATACAATAACAAGTCCTGGAGTTTATATTACTATAGTGGTGGTTAttgtttcagacacaataatgttgagactaaagtatcaggccctcagtcctccagagtaggagtgtacctggatcacaaggcaggtactctgtccttctacagtgtctctgacacaatgaccctcctccacagagtccagaccacattcactcagcccctctatcctgggtttGGTCTCTATGATTATAATGGTtctgctgagctggttaaactgtaa
- the LOC135530588 gene encoding uncharacterized protein LOC135530588 gives MPRICSRSTKGDLDGPLSVALGVKGPTGILQIIITSHHKRTRQRGEKQQCFLEEWTWEEILEGKGPWAGEHRRPKEELEASKAERRHYEELAQRTKHKRQPKNIFWRWWHTGRVAESGYRPEPTPRAYRKERGTGRAPHLAVKRTVSPVRSHSPVRYMPALCKCDARVGIQPGQIVAAQRAWSPVRRFGTGNPAPALPTVSPVRCDSPVRPMPALRPCQAKVGIQPRGEVQVESSRSPVLPHSPVRPLPALWRCRPKVGIQPGRVVPGIRTRSPVLHHSLVFQYLLHGPVLLCLSPAC, from the exons ATGCCCAGGATTTGCTCAAGATCAACTAAAGGAGATTTGGATGGCCCCTTGTCAGTGGCCCTAGGAGTGAAGGGCCCGACAGGCATACTGCAAATCataat aacttcccaccatAAACGGACCAGGCAGCGTGGTGAGAAGCAGCAGTGCTTtctggaggaatggacatgggaggagatattggaagGTAAGGGACCCTGGGCTGGAGAACATCGCCGTCCGAAGGAGGAACTGGAGGCGTCTAAAGCAGAGCGGCGACACTACGAGGAGTTGGCACAGCGGACTAAGCACAAGAGGCAGcccaaaaacattttttggaGGTGGTGGCACacagggagagtggctgagtcagggtacagacctgagccaactccccgtgcttaccgtaaGGAGCGTGGTACTGGTCGGGCACCGCATTTGGCGGtaaagcgcacggtgtctcccgTTCGCtctcatagcccggtgcgctatatgCCAGCTCTCTGCAAGTGCGacgctagagtgggcatccagccagggcagaTTGTGGCAGCTCAGCGTGCTTGGTCTCCGGTGCGCCGTTTCGGCACAGGcaatcctgcgccggctctgcccactgtgtctccagtgcgctgTGACAGCCCGGTtcgtcctatgcctgcgctccgcccgTGCCAGGCaaaagtgggcattcagccaagAGGAGAGGTGCAAGTGGAAAGCagcagatctccagtgctcccccacagcccggttcgtCCTCTGCCTGCGCTCTGGAGGTGCCGGCctaaagtgggcattcagccgGGAAGAGTGGTGCCAGGGAtacgcaccagatctccagtgctccacCACAGCC